TGGATTTACTCGTCGCGACGGCAGCGCTGGGGTCGTACACCTACAGCGTAATCGCGATGCTGCTCGGGGAACTCCACCTCTACTTCGACGTCACCGTCGCGATCGTCCTCGTCGTGACCGCCGGGACCCACTACGAGCAGGCGGTCAAGCGCCGCGCAACTGGCTTGCTCTCCGAGCTGACCGAGCGACAGGTCGACGAGGCCCGCCTCGAGAGCGGTGAGACGGTTCCGCTCGAGGCCGTCGAACCCGGCGACCGACTCCTCGTGCGGCCCGGCGAGCGGGTCCCCCTCGACGGCGAGGTGGTCGAGGGAACCGCCGCGATCGACGAGTCGCTGGTCACGGGCGAGTCCCTGCCCGCCCGGAAGGAACCGGGCGATTTCGTCCGCGGCGGGACCGTCGTAACCGACGCCCCGATCGTTCTGTCGGTGGGCGACGAGGCCGAGAGCACCCTCGACCGGCTCGTCTCCTTGCTCTGGTCGATCCAGAGCGCACGGCCCGGCGTCCAGCGGCTCGCGGACAAGCTCGCGACGGTCTTCGTCCCGCTGGTCGTCGCCCTCGCCGTCGGGACCGCCGCCGTTCTCCTCCTGACTGGCTCGAGCGCGTCGGATGCGCTGCTGATCGGACTCACGGTCGTGATCGTCTCCTGTCCGTGTGCGCTCGGACTCGCGACGCCGCTCGCCATCGCCGCGGGCGTTCAGGCCGCGGCGGAGCGCGGAATCGTCGTCGCGACGGAGACGATCTTCGAAGACGCGCCCAGTATCGACGTCGTGGTGCTCGACAAGACGGGAACCCTCACGACCGGGACGATGGCGGTCGAAGCCGTCCACACCGTCGACAGTGACGACGGCGACGAAAGCGATTCGGATGCCGACGAGGTGCTCCGGCGTGCCGGTACGGTCGAGGCGCTCTCCGAACACCCGATCGCGGCGGCCGTGGCAGACGCTGCGGCGGCGCCCCCGACCGCGGACGGCACACCCGCACGCGCCGTCGAGGGGTTCGAGCGAACGGACCGCGGCGTCAGCGGACTCGTCGACGGCGAACGGGTCACCGTCGGCCACCCCGAGTACCTCCGCGAGCAGGGACACGCAGTTCCCGAGGCCCTCGAGTCGCGGATCGACGAGACTCGAACCGCCGGTCGTGTTCCCGTCGCCGTCGGCTGGGACGGGCGAGCCCGCGGCGTGATCACCGTCGGCGATTCGCCACGCGGGGAGCTCGAGGACGCACTCGAGACGCCCTCGACGGGTCGCGACGTCGTCGTCCTCACCGGCGACGAGGGCCGGGCGGCCGACGAGTTCCGGGAACTGGACGGCGTCGACGAGGTCTTCGCCGGCGTCCCACCGGAAGCGAAGGCGGAGACCGTCGATCGGCTGCGGGCTCGCGGGACGGTCGCGATGGTCGGCGACGGGAGCAACGACGCGCCCGCGCTGGCCGCCGCCGACGTCGGCATCGCGATGGGTGGCGGGACGAAACTCGCGACCGACGCGGCCGACGCGGTGATCGTCGACGACGACCTCACGGCCGTCGCAGACGCCTTCGACATCGCCACGAGTACCCATCGGCGGATCCGACAGAACCTCGGCTGGGCCTTCGCGTACAACGCGGTCGCGATCCCCCTCGCGGTCGCCGGCCTGTTGAACCCGCTGTTCGCGGCCGTTGCGATGGCCGCGAGCAGTGCGCTCGTCGTCTGCAACTCGGCGCGGTCGCTCTGATCGGGCGCTGTCCTTCCCCCTACTCTATTCGGTCGCGTCCGTTCTGTCCCCGTCGTCAGTCGTCACGACTCGCTCGACCGCTCGGCGTTCCCCGTCTTCGTAGACGTACGTCGTTCCCTCGTCTTCGTCGCTCGTCTGTCGATGACTGCCGTCACAGAACGGGAACGACTCCGAAAGGCCGCACTGACAGACCGCGATATCTCCCTTTTCGTCGTCGATATCCGACGGGTCGAGTTTGCGCGGTCCGTCTTCCTCGAGTTCGACGAGTCGCGTCATCGGATAGGGGTTTGGAGGCCGGCCGCAAAACCCTTCGCTCGAGGGGCAGACCGGATCGAACCGGACGGCAAATTGCGGGGATAGCTGGCACGTCCCACGCCTTTCGGGAACGGCAAGGTTCTTACTACAGGTATTGAATATCGAAGTGAGCACAGCTATGTGGTTCTACGCCGCGGCCATACCGACCGCGATCGCGCTCGCGGTCGTCAAAACGCTCGTCCTCG
This portion of the Natrinema salinisoli genome encodes:
- a CDS encoding heavy metal translocating P-type ATPase, giving the protein MSHESRPPTNRPVPASDSGNSSETSTSSRHTDAAATCDLCDLPTPDDPITAADADGSFCCRGCLEVSRTLDRTDAPDVPDESAVRSRVGQDEMDDRDLADLEGEDAFLAVEGMHCSTCEAFLEATAEGEDGVLGATASYATDTIRIVYDSDRVAAEDLPDLVSGYGYTAADRAADDETDADDGLVSLLLGGFFGMMVMVWYVLFLYPTYFGFEPVADFGGYDGLFLAANIWLLASFILFYTGYPILRGAYVSLRAGRPNMDLLVATAALGSYTYSVIAMLLGELHLYFDVTVAIVLVVTAGTHYEQAVKRRATGLLSELTERQVDEARLESGETVPLEAVEPGDRLLVRPGERVPLDGEVVEGTAAIDESLVTGESLPARKEPGDFVRGGTVVTDAPIVLSVGDEAESTLDRLVSLLWSIQSARPGVQRLADKLATVFVPLVVALAVGTAAVLLLTGSSASDALLIGLTVVIVSCPCALGLATPLAIAAGVQAAAERGIVVATETIFEDAPSIDVVVLDKTGTLTTGTMAVEAVHTVDSDDGDESDSDADEVLRRAGTVEALSEHPIAAAVADAAAAPPTADGTPARAVEGFERTDRGVSGLVDGERVTVGHPEYLREQGHAVPEALESRIDETRTAGRVPVAVGWDGRARGVITVGDSPRGELEDALETPSTGRDVVVLTGDEGRAADEFRELDGVDEVFAGVPPEAKAETVDRLRARGTVAMVGDGSNDAPALAAADVGIAMGGGTKLATDAADAVIVDDDLTAVADAFDIATSTHRRIRQNLGWAFAYNAVAIPLAVAGLLNPLFAAVAMAASSALVVCNSARSL
- a CDS encoding CDGSH iron-sulfur domain-containing protein, translated to MTRLVELEEDGPRKLDPSDIDDEKGDIAVCQCGLSESFPFCDGSHRQTSDEDEGTTYVYEDGERRAVERVVTTDDGDRTDATE